The sequence TATGGTTTTCaaaatcttgtattttaattaaatactaataataataagcagACAAAAGTTTGTCAAATATACACTAGTGATGGGACATTATAAGGCCTAGAAAGTAAACAATACGCAGatttaaaaattactgaacTATGCCTGTAATTATTCTACAGTATCCAATGGGTATTCAGTCATGACCAGGCCTCTGCTCCATAATGCATCAGCTATGAAAAGCTTATCTGAATCTAGAGGCAAGTGTAGGTTTTCCACACTTATATATTCTGGGTATGCTGTTATCAAACTCTCAATACCAGGAGCTAGTTCTTCGTCTATCTCAAGATAAGGCAACTCAGTACCATGGTACTCTAAAGAATTCTCTACGTGATAGTAAACCCGTATGTTTTCTTCAGATACCATTCTAAGTATATTCTTACGTAGTAGTCTTATTCTAGTACTAAGACACATCTCAACTCTGTTAGTGACAATTCCACCATCTATCATGACATCGGTTTCACCGAACACAGTCACCATTTTCTCCAAATCACTCAAGACAGGTGGGAGTGCAGCATGCTGGAATTCCTTATGCATTTGATCCACAGCTTCATCAAATGGTAGGTAttctataattttgttaaaaagttttacaatagtatttttaatatgttttcgGCGAGGTGTCTTACTGTCTGAGTGAACCAAACCAAGGTGGTCATAGATATCCACGGGCAGGCCTTGTCTTAgatctttattttcattaatagcACTATGCAAGGCACCAGGAAGTAGCTTTTCAAACAAATCTGCCCAGGCATGCTTCTGAAACATGCTAATTGTGAGATGTAGAGAGTGTTCACCTTCTATGGTGACTCCTTGATGAATGTAGCCTCGTGGAAAGTAAAGTAGATCTCCGGGCTCTAAAATAACTTCTAGTATGGGATCACCGATTTCAGCTTGGTTAAAGTTTCTGGATGACACCCTAGCCAGTACCTCTTCTGGGCTGGGTGGTTTGTAAACACGCCAGTGTTTTTTACCTTCTGTCTGTAGAATGAAAGCTTCAATGTCATCATAGTGTGGAGCAAATCCTTGGCTATCGGGAGGTGTCAGATAAGCATTGGCACCGACAAACGAATTAAAGAATTCCTGCATGGTTGCATTTAACAGGTGCAGTTTCGGAATATAAGTTTGAGGATTTAATAACCTGATACTGCATCCTTGTAAATAGAAGTCCCACACAAGGTGTGGGTGAGCCCTGCCCTCAGGGTTGTGAGTCTGTTTCTCACCATTCTGATATGATGTCacatctatattttttgtatattgtatgTTTTCATTTCTCAGCATATCATCTATAATAGATGTAGTAATGATTTCTTTGTAATAATTTGGTTTTTTCCTTGATATGTGTAAAGGCTTTTTCTCCCAAACCTCTTTAAAG comes from Trichoplusia ni isolate ovarian cell line Hi5 chromosome 27, tn1, whole genome shotgun sequence and encodes:
- the LOC113505739 gene encoding bifunctional lysine-specific demethylase and histidyl-hydroxylase NO66; translation: MDATLSAFAKYKANTSANKQKKNKKRRKAVDKNTPGLSAVEINDEQSKQIARQLKKKQKKSKDTNITKKKQHKNKSKNKSKTHSSPPASDERQSDEQTASVVTDADIYDAQVSGKEAVLQSVEDIDCDLSFNFEPLLTDSSQEGLKVFSWIIAPYTADQFFKEVWEKKPLHISRKKPNYYKEIITTSIIDDMLRNENIQYTKNIDVTSYQNGEKQTHNPEGRAHPHLVWDFYLQGCSIRLLNPQTYIPKLHLLNATMQEFFNSFVGANAYLTPPDSQGFAPHYDDIEAFILQTEGKKHWRVYKPPSPEEVLARVSSRNFNQAEIGDPILEVILEPGDLLYFPRGYIHQGVTIEGEHSLHLTISMFQKHAWADLFEKLLPGALHSAINENKDLRQGLPVDIYDHLGLVHSDSKTPRRKHIKNTIVKLFNKIIEYLPFDEAVDQMHKEFQHAALPPVLSDLEKMVTVFGETDVMIDGGIVTNRVEMCLSTRIRLLRKNILRMVSEENIRVYYHVENSLEYHGTELPYLEIDEELAPGIESLITAYPEYISVENLHLPLDSDKLFIADALWSRGLVMTEYPLDTVE